A single Thermanaerothrix sp. DNA region contains:
- the cls gene encoding cardiolipin synthase yields MRRRFLVTALGALLALLLLLILLNLRSSRMALWWLANRWSHGGLLEELLGLGQDAAKQLIEAVMSPVMVAAYGTFVGIVILLENRNPDRTVAWLMALAFVPLLGLALYFLLGPRFASARTLRRRHHKLSRRRVRCPRPLMPADQRGLGSALDGTSRLLFLAGDSAPLTYEDLLVTSDSASAFGALFSAIEGAREFVHCEFFSIADDATGHAFGELLKAKARQGVKVRLIYDGVGSWGLRHHFVEDLRSAGVQAVPFLPISFPMFRREFNYRNHRKIAVMDGRVGFIGGFNIGDKYMGLSKRLSPWRDTMARFTGDATKGLDNLFRRDWLFAASEELPLHHLKPRLTPPFVQLASGGPDSPHEDLMKHAYLSVINSSRERLWLTTPYLVPGPEILWAITNASLRGVDVRVVMPSRPDHLSVFWASRYHIRELLEAGVRVFLYQRGFIHAKTLIADRSAASVGTVNMDVRSLEINYEAQAFVFDQRAVERLEADFVKDFADSLEVNRQDWDGRPFAHRLLESSFRLLSPEL; encoded by the coding sequence ATGCGCCGGAGGTTCCTTGTAACCGCCCTTGGGGCGCTGCTGGCGCTGCTTTTGCTCCTCATCCTGCTGAACCTACGCTCCAGCAGGATGGCCCTTTGGTGGCTCGCCAACAGATGGTCCCACGGGGGGCTTCTGGAGGAACTGCTGGGGCTAGGACAGGACGCCGCCAAACAGCTGATCGAGGCCGTGATGAGCCCCGTCATGGTGGCCGCCTACGGAACCTTTGTGGGCATCGTCATACTGTTGGAGAACCGAAACCCCGACAGGACCGTGGCGTGGCTCATGGCCCTGGCCTTCGTGCCCCTTTTGGGGCTTGCGCTTTACTTCCTGCTGGGACCCCGTTTCGCCTCCGCCAGGACATTAAGGCGGCGGCACCACAAACTGTCCCGAAGACGGGTTAGATGCCCAAGGCCCCTCATGCCCGCCGATCAAAGGGGCCTTGGCAGCGCCCTGGACGGGACCTCCAGGCTGCTTTTCCTGGCGGGGGACTCGGCGCCGCTAACGTATGAGGACCTGCTGGTAACGTCGGACTCCGCCTCCGCCTTCGGGGCGCTCTTCTCCGCCATAGAGGGGGCCCGGGAGTTCGTGCACTGCGAGTTCTTCTCCATAGCGGACGACGCCACGGGGCACGCCTTCGGCGAGCTCCTCAAGGCCAAGGCCCGGCAGGGGGTTAAGGTGCGGCTCATCTACGACGGGGTGGGCAGCTGGGGGCTGAGACACCATTTCGTGGAGGACCTTCGAAGTGCGGGGGTCCAGGCGGTTCCGTTCCTCCCCATATCCTTCCCCATGTTCCGCCGGGAGTTCAACTACAGGAACCACCGGAAGATCGCGGTCATGGACGGACGGGTGGGGTTCATCGGGGGTTTCAACATAGGGGACAAGTACATGGGGCTTTCAAAGCGCCTGAGCCCCTGGCGGGACACCATGGCCCGGTTCACCGGCGACGCCACCAAGGGTCTTGACAACCTGTTCCGCCGGGACTGGCTCTTCGCCGCCTCGGAGGAGCTCCCCCTCCACCACCTTAAGCCGCGCCTTACGCCGCCCTTCGTGCAGCTGGCCTCCGGCGGCCCCGACTCGCCCCACGAGGACCTGATGAAGCACGCTTACCTTTCGGTGATAAACAGCTCCCGGGAGCGGCTGTGGCTCACCACCCCCTACCTGGTGCCGGGGCCGGAGATCCTTTGGGCCATCACCAACGCCTCCCTCAGGGGCGTGGACGTTCGAGTGGTGATGCCCTCCAGGCCGGACCACCTAAGCGTCTTCTGGGCCTCCCGCTACCACATAAGGGAGCTGCTGGAGGCGGGGGTGCGGGTGTTCCTGTACCAAAGGGGGTTCATCCACGCCAAGACCCTAATCGCGGACCGAAGCGCCGCGTCGGTGGGCACCGTCAACATGGACGTTCGAAGCTTGGAGATAAACTACGAGGCCCAGGCCTTCGTGTTCGACCAAAGGGCGGTGGAGCGGCTGGAAGCGGACTTCGTAAAGGACTTCGCGGACAGCCTGGAGGTAAACCGCCAGGACTGGGATGGGCGGCCCTTCGCCCACAGGCTGCTTGAGTCCTCATTCCGCCTCCTTTCCCCGGAGCTCTAG
- a CDS encoding Glu/Leu/Phe/Val dehydrogenase: MHNLYSMFRKQVQAAEPYLGANSELLPLFLEPREVTEYTLPLRMSDGSVVPIKAWRSRHNNALGPYKGGVRFYREASREEIMALSGWMTVKCSAAGLPFGGSKGGVKIDPHQLDQEELERLARLYAAATAKDSGEEVEIPAPDVNTNPQIMAWFLDTYEKLKGINSPASFTGKPLEVGGSRGRGEAGAMGGAFVLEEFLKGNRMDPQGLKVAIQGYGSLGITAHKALSAMGLKVVAISDSHGGVYREAGLDPEDLTAHKMMTGVLKDYKDADNIAGDEIFGVDCHILVPAALECAVTAHNAGSIKAKVVLELANAPTTPEADQILQANGTVVIPDVLANSGGVTVSYFEWVQCRSGEVWRQQKVVRKLKEKLKEAMGETMALSENYKIPLRTAAFIRGVGRVLRAMKLKGIWP; this comes from the coding sequence ATGCACAACCTTTACTCCATGTTCAGAAAGCAGGTGCAGGCGGCGGAACCGTACCTTGGGGCCAACTCGGAGCTCTTGCCGCTGTTCCTGGAGCCCCGGGAGGTGACTGAGTACACCCTGCCCCTTAGGATGTCCGACGGGTCGGTGGTGCCCATAAAGGCCTGGCGCAGCCGGCACAACAACGCCCTGGGCCCCTACAAGGGAGGGGTCCGGTTCTACCGGGAGGCCTCCCGGGAGGAGATAATGGCCCTCTCGGGGTGGATGACCGTCAAGTGCTCCGCCGCGGGACTGCCCTTCGGGGGCTCCAAGGGGGGCGTCAAGATCGACCCCCATCAGCTGGACCAGGAGGAGCTGGAGCGGCTGGCAAGGCTCTACGCCGCCGCCACCGCCAAGGACAGCGGCGAGGAGGTTGAGATACCCGCGCCGGACGTGAACACCAACCCCCAGATAATGGCCTGGTTCCTGGACACCTACGAGAAGCTCAAGGGGATCAACTCCCCGGCATCCTTCACCGGGAAGCCCCTGGAGGTGGGGGGATCCAGGGGGCGTGGAGAGGCGGGGGCCATGGGAGGGGCCTTCGTCCTGGAGGAGTTCCTCAAGGGAAACCGCATGGACCCCCAGGGGCTGAAGGTGGCCATCCAGGGCTACGGGAGCCTTGGCATAACAGCCCACAAGGCCCTTAGCGCCATGGGGCTCAAGGTGGTGGCCATATCGGACAGCCACGGGGGGGTCTACCGGGAGGCGGGGCTGGACCCGGAGGACCTCACGGCCCACAAGATGATGACCGGGGTCCTCAAGGACTACAAGGACGCGGACAACATAGCGGGGGACGAGATCTTCGGGGTGGACTGCCACATCCTGGTCCCCGCGGCGCTGGAGTGCGCCGTAACCGCCCACAACGCCGGCTCCATCAAGGCCAAGGTGGTGTTGGAGCTGGCCAACGCCCCCACCACCCCGGAGGCGGACCAGATTCTGCAGGCCAATGGGACCGTGGTCATCCCGGACGTGCTGGCCAACTCCGGCGGCGTCACCGTGAGCTACTTCGAGTGGGTCCAGTGCCGCTCAGGAGAGGTATGGCGGCAGCAGAAGGTGGTCCGAAAGCTCAAGGAGAAGCTGAAGGAGGCCATGGGGGAGACCATGGCCCTGTCCGAGAACTACAAGATACCCCTTAGGACCGCCGCCTTCATACGCGGGGTGGGACGGGTGCTAAGGGCCATGAAGCTGAAGGGCATATGGCCGTAA
- the rmuC gene encoding DNA recombination protein RmuC, translated as MDGFLLPLVLVGVVAALGLLLRVLSVMSGVLSVQELERQLGRLDEALRREGDLMRQELRALREELSRGQSEQRVELRDAVESSGRRQLEVLSDGLARMAEANSVQMAQVFKRLEELSQGVNSSLSAGSQSVLKTLNDGMGDFSRRLNELSEAVSAKLSGGNEAVLRSLSDGMGAFSSRIGELSDSVNSRLLGINDTVRRSLEEVRLSMTSGVESIRRSNEEKLDRMREVVEEKLHSALERRLGEAFSSVSERLEKVHQGLGEMRNLAGDVGDLKRVLSNVKVRGTWGEVQLGNLLEQVLTPEQYGRNVALGHGLNSRVEFAVKLPGDGEAVWLPIDAKFPQEDYQRLESALEAGDRDRAEESRKALVKRFEEEAKKIRERYVCPPLTTDFAIMYLPVEGLYAEALRADGLLDRLMSQHRVVPVGPTVLGALLNSLQMGFRTLAVQQRSSEVWNLLGQVKTEFGKFGALLDKARAKIQEAGNHLEKVTGKTRTIERRLKGVEALPSGDDLELSGEEYGE; from the coding sequence TTGGACGGTTTTCTGTTGCCGTTGGTTTTGGTGGGCGTGGTGGCGGCCCTGGGGCTTCTGTTGAGGGTCCTTTCGGTGATGAGCGGTGTTTTAAGCGTCCAGGAGCTTGAGCGGCAGCTGGGTCGCCTCGACGAGGCCTTAAGGCGCGAGGGGGATCTCATGAGGCAGGAGCTCCGGGCCCTTCGGGAGGAGCTGTCCAGGGGGCAGTCGGAGCAGCGGGTGGAGCTGCGGGATGCGGTGGAGTCCTCGGGTCGGCGGCAGCTGGAGGTTTTAAGCGACGGCCTTGCCCGGATGGCGGAGGCCAATTCGGTCCAGATGGCCCAGGTCTTCAAGAGGCTTGAGGAGCTGTCCCAGGGGGTTAACTCCAGCCTGTCCGCCGGGAGCCAGTCGGTGCTCAAGACCCTCAACGATGGTATGGGCGATTTCTCAAGGCGGCTCAACGAGCTGTCCGAGGCGGTGAGCGCCAAGCTTTCCGGCGGCAACGAGGCGGTCTTGAGGTCCTTGAGCGACGGGATGGGGGCTTTTTCTAGCCGCATAGGGGAGCTGTCCGATTCGGTGAACTCGAGGCTTTTGGGCATAAACGACACGGTCCGGAGGTCCCTTGAGGAGGTTAGGCTCTCCATGACCAGCGGGGTTGAGAGCATAAGGCGCAGCAACGAGGAGAAGCTGGACAGGATGCGGGAGGTGGTGGAGGAGAAGCTGCACTCCGCCCTGGAGAGGCGTCTTGGGGAGGCCTTCAGCAGCGTGTCCGAGCGGCTTGAGAAGGTCCACCAGGGGCTTGGGGAGATGAGGAACCTGGCGGGGGACGTGGGGGACCTCAAGCGGGTGCTGTCCAACGTGAAGGTCCGGGGCACCTGGGGCGAGGTGCAGCTGGGGAACCTTTTGGAGCAGGTGCTCACCCCGGAGCAGTACGGAAGGAACGTGGCCTTAGGCCATGGGCTAAACAGCCGGGTGGAGTTTGCGGTGAAGCTTCCCGGCGACGGTGAGGCGGTGTGGCTTCCCATAGACGCCAAGTTCCCGCAGGAGGACTACCAGCGCCTTGAGAGCGCCTTAGAGGCGGGGGACCGGGATAGGGCGGAGGAGAGCCGCAAGGCCCTTGTGAAGCGGTTTGAGGAGGAGGCCAAGAAGATAAGGGAGAGGTACGTGTGTCCTCCCCTCACCACCGATTTTGCCATCATGTACCTGCCGGTGGAGGGGCTTTACGCCGAGGCCTTAAGGGCGGACGGCTTGCTGGACCGGCTCATGTCCCAGCATCGGGTGGTGCCGGTGGGTCCCACGGTGCTGGGGGCTTTGTTGAACAGCCTTCAGATGGGCTTCAGGACCTTGGCGGTGCAGCAGCGTTCGTCGGAGGTGTGGAACCTTCTTGGGCAGGTTAAGACCGAGTTTGGCAAGTTCGGGGCTCTGCTTGACAAGGCCCGGGCGAAGATACAGGAGGCGGGGAACCACCTTGAGAAGGTGACCGGAAAGACCAGGACCATAGAGAGGCGCCTTAAGGGTGTGGAGGCCCTCCCCTCCGGGGATGACCTGGAGCTCTCCGGGGAGGAGTACGGGGAGTAA